A genomic window from Cyanobacteria bacterium FACHB-DQ100 includes:
- the gshA gene encoding glutamate--cysteine ligase, whose amino-acid sequence MLSKGFEIEVYTGTPQGDVVGLSDQIVAALDGFVREPDSRNVEYTTPPGFRYERSLCDLVTPRLRLRQFLKSKGDYTLIPGSTLPLKGQGDRFWRSDPTNPYHDYIENTYGTKVVTASVHINIGMSDPDVLMRACRLVRVEAPLYLALSAASPIFNGEITGYHSTRWGLFPKTPAHVPLFESHAHYIRWTEEQIAIGTMQNVRHLWSSVRPNGDRRPYNLNRLELRICDLVSDPIALLAITALLEARLHQVMSDPSLDPLQLSQLSAEDLIEITDANEAAAARSSLDAELRHWKDGQPIRARDWVEQLYGEMFGIAKAQGFSCFLLPVKKIVREGNEAQRWIKLSEQGFDNREILMRSIEAMQVREGELQGQICQSLVA is encoded by the coding sequence ATGTTATCGAAAGGATTTGAAATTGAAGTCTACACTGGGACTCCGCAAGGGGATGTGGTAGGACTATCGGATCAGATTGTGGCGGCATTGGATGGATTCGTGCGTGAGCCAGATAGCCGCAATGTCGAGTACACGACACCGCCCGGCTTTCGGTATGAGCGATCGCTGTGTGATTTAGTTACACCTCGGTTGCGGCTGCGTCAATTTCTCAAGTCCAAGGGCGATTACACGCTGATTCCGGGCAGCACTTTGCCGCTTAAAGGACAGGGCGATCGATTCTGGCGCTCTGATCCCACGAATCCTTATCACGATTACATCGAAAACACCTACGGTACAAAAGTTGTCACGGCTAGCGTTCATATTAATATTGGCATGAGTGATCCCGATGTATTGATGCGGGCTTGTCGATTAGTGCGCGTTGAAGCACCTTTATATTTAGCATTGAGCGCGGCATCTCCAATCTTTAACGGTGAGATCACTGGGTATCATTCCACGCGCTGGGGTTTGTTTCCAAAAACGCCTGCCCATGTGCCGCTGTTTGAAAGTCATGCTCACTATATTCGCTGGACAGAAGAACAGATCGCCATAGGGACAATGCAGAATGTGCGGCATCTTTGGTCTTCGGTGCGTCCGAATGGCGATCGTCGTCCTTACAATTTGAATCGGCTGGAATTGCGAATTTGTGATTTGGTGTCTGATCCGATCGCGCTGCTGGCGATTACTGCGTTATTAGAGGCGCGATTGCATCAAGTGATGTCAGATCCGAGCTTAGATCCGCTGCAACTCAGCCAATTGAGCGCAGAGGATTTAATTGAGATTACCGATGCAAATGAGGCGGCGGCAGCGAGATCGAGCTTAGATGCAGAATTAAGACATTGGAAAGATGGACAGCCGATCCGGGCGCGGGATTGGGTTGAGCAACTTTACGGGGAAATGTTCGGGATTGCAAAAGCACAGGGCTTTAGCTGTTTCTTGCTGCCGGTGAAGAAGATTGTACGCGAAGGCAATGAAGCCCAACGCTGGATTAAACTGAGCGAACAAGGATTCGACAATCGCGAGATTCTGATGCGATCGATTGAAGCAATGCAGGTTCGAGAAGGAGAGCTTCAAGGACAAATTTGTCAATCCCTGGTTGCTTAG
- a CDS encoding DUF2141 domain-containing protein — protein MLEQSRMSPSTNTIANGCLTVEINGLRNQKGIVCFSLFSGEQGFPNESDRAIASRFVEAKEASVSVIFDQLSPGEYAVAVIHDDNGDGKLNTGIFGIPKEGFGFSRNPKIGMSAPKFEETAVQVSGDGTKIQIDMNYLM, from the coding sequence ATGTTGGAACAATCAAGAATGTCGCCTTCTACAAATACGATCGCTAATGGATGCTTGACGGTTGAGATCAATGGCTTGAGAAACCAGAAAGGGATTGTGTGTTTCAGCTTGTTTTCAGGGGAGCAAGGCTTTCCGAACGAGAGCGATCGTGCCATTGCGTCTCGCTTTGTTGAGGCAAAGGAAGCTTCGGTTTCAGTCATATTTGATCAACTGTCTCCCGGTGAGTATGCTGTTGCTGTGATTCATGACGATAACGGGGATGGGAAGCTGAATACAGGCATATTCGGCATTCCTAAAGAAGGATTCGGTTTTTCACGCAATCCTAAGATCGGCATGAGTGCCCCGAAATTCGAGGAAACGGCGGTTCAGGTCTCCGGCGACGGTACGAAAATTCAGATTGATATGAACTATCTGATGTAG
- a CDS encoding ferredoxin:protochlorophyllide reductase (ATP-dependent) iron-sulfur ATP-binding protein, which yields MKLAVYGKGGIGKSTTSCNISVALAKRGKKVLQIGCDPKHDSTFTLTGFLIPTIIDTLQEKDYHYEDVWAEDVIYKGYGGVDCVEAGGPPAGAGCGGYVVGETVKLLKELNAFDEYDVILFDVLGDVVCGGFAAPLNYADYCMIVTDNGFDALFAANRIAASVREKARTHQLRLAGLIGNRTAKRDLIDKYVDAVPMPVLEVLPLIEDIRVSRVKGKTLFEMAESDPSLNYVCDYYLNIADQILANPEGVVPKDAQDRELFSLLSDFYLNPKQPKTAEEELDLMMV from the coding sequence GTGAAACTCGCAGTTTACGGAAAAGGCGGTATCGGCAAATCAACGACAAGCTGCAACATCTCCGTTGCGCTCGCAAAACGCGGCAAAAAGGTACTACAAATCGGCTGTGACCCCAAACACGACAGCACCTTTACCCTGACTGGATTTCTCATCCCCACGATCATCGACACGCTTCAAGAAAAGGATTACCACTACGAAGATGTCTGGGCTGAAGATGTGATCTACAAAGGTTACGGAGGAGTCGATTGTGTAGAAGCAGGCGGCCCGCCAGCAGGTGCAGGCTGCGGTGGCTATGTCGTGGGCGAAACGGTAAAACTGCTCAAAGAACTGAATGCGTTTGATGAATACGATGTCATTCTATTTGATGTTCTTGGCGACGTAGTTTGTGGTGGATTTGCTGCACCCTTGAACTATGCAGATTACTGCATGATTGTGACTGATAACGGATTTGATGCCCTGTTTGCAGCCAATCGGATTGCAGCTTCAGTGCGCGAAAAAGCACGGACACATCAACTCCGATTGGCAGGACTGATCGGCAATCGAACTGCAAAGCGCGATTTGATTGATAAATACGTCGATGCCGTTCCCATGCCTGTGTTAGAAGTGCTACCGCTCATCGAAGATATTCGCGTATCGCGGGTGAAAGGAAAAACATTGTTCGAGATGGCAGAATCTGATCCCTCGCTGAACTATGTCTGCGACTACTATCTGAACATTGCTGATCAAATTTTGGCAAACCCAGAAGGCGTTGTGCCAAAAGATGCCCAAGATCGTGAATTGTTCTCGCTGCTGTCGGACTTCTACCTCAATCCAAAACAGCCCAAAACCGCCGAAGAAGAACTCGACTTAATGATGGTCTAA
- a CDS encoding ferredoxin:protochlorophyllide reductase (ATP-dependent) subunit N: MTLADPQPQALQFECETGNYHTFCPISCVAWLYQKIEDSFFLVIGTKTCGYFLQNAMGVMIFAEPRYAMAELEEGDISAQLNDYEELKRLCEQVKRDRNPSVIVFIGTCTTEIIKMDLEGLAPKLEAEIGIPIVVARANGLDYAFTQGEDTVLAAMAQRCPTKAPTGETEKEERNAIQKLMNFGRKQEEIKQQDSEYVDHPPLVMFGSVPDPIVTQLTLELKKQGIKVSGWLPAKRYTELPVIEEGYYVSGVNPFLSRTATTLMRRRKTKLIGSPFPIGPDGTRAWIEKICSVFNIEPKGLEEREAKIWESVEDYLQLVRGKSVFFMGDNLLEISLARFLIRCGMTCPEIGIPYMDKRYQAAELDFLVKTCNEMEVPVPKIIEKPDNYNQLQRIHALKPDLVITGMAHANPLEARGISTKWSVEFTFAQIHGFSNTRDILELVTRPLRRNSALQNMGWEKLVQEEAKI; this comes from the coding sequence ATGACTCTCGCTGATCCTCAACCTCAAGCTCTGCAATTTGAGTGTGAAACCGGTAATTACCACACCTTTTGTCCGATTAGCTGTGTTGCATGGCTTTATCAAAAAATTGAAGATAGCTTTTTCCTAGTCATTGGGACAAAAACTTGCGGGTATTTTCTGCAAAACGCAATGGGCGTGATGATTTTTGCAGAACCCCGTTATGCAATGGCAGAACTTGAAGAAGGTGATATTTCAGCCCAGCTCAATGATTACGAGGAACTAAAACGACTGTGTGAACAAGTCAAGCGCGATCGTAATCCCAGTGTGATTGTGTTCATCGGAACCTGCACCACTGAGATTATCAAAATGGATTTAGAAGGATTAGCCCCAAAGCTTGAAGCAGAGATTGGAATTCCGATCGTCGTGGCTCGCGCTAACGGTCTAGACTATGCCTTTACTCAGGGCGAAGACACGGTGCTTGCAGCAATGGCGCAACGCTGTCCGACCAAAGCCCCCACAGGTGAAACAGAGAAAGAAGAGCGCAACGCCATCCAAAAGCTGATGAACTTTGGGCGCAAGCAGGAAGAGATCAAACAGCAGGATTCCGAGTATGTAGATCATCCGCCATTAGTGATGTTTGGATCAGTACCAGATCCGATCGTCACTCAGCTCACTTTAGAGCTGAAGAAGCAAGGCATTAAAGTCTCTGGATGGCTTCCTGCAAAGCGATACACAGAGCTTCCAGTGATCGAAGAAGGATACTATGTTTCGGGTGTGAATCCATTTCTATCGCGGACAGCTACCACGTTGATGCGGCGACGGAAAACGAAGCTCATTGGCTCACCGTTCCCGATCGGGCCGGATGGCACCCGCGCTTGGATCGAAAAGATTTGTTCTGTGTTCAACATTGAACCGAAAGGCTTAGAAGAACGAGAAGCCAAGATTTGGGAAAGTGTTGAGGACTATCTGCAATTGGTTCGTGGAAAGTCAGTGTTCTTTATGGGGGATAACCTGCTGGAGATCTCGCTAGCGCGGTTTCTGATTCGCTGTGGCATGACTTGTCCAGAAATTGGTATTCCTTATATGGATAAGCGCTATCAAGCCGCAGAACTCGATTTTCTGGTGAAAACCTGCAATGAAATGGAAGTTCCAGTTCCCAAGATTATCGAAAAGCCCGATAACTACAATCAGCTTCAGCGCATCCATGCACTCAAGCCCGATCTGGTCATCACTGGAATGGCTCATGCCAATCCATTAGAGGCGCGAGGCATTAGTACGAAGTGGTCAGTTGAGTTTACCTTCGCTCAAATTCATGGATTTAGCAACACTCGCGATATCTTAGAGCTTGTCACTCGTCCGCTTCGTCGTAATAGTGCATTACAGAACATGGGCTGGGAGAAGCTGGTGCAAGAAGAAGCAAAGATTTAA
- a CDS encoding PCP reductase family protein has translation MIEWTSEAEAKLKEIPFFVRPAARKKIEKFAQEMGATQITSEIYDQAKQKFGN, from the coding sequence ATGATCGAGTGGACATCTGAAGCCGAGGCAAAATTAAAAGAAATTCCCTTCTTTGTGCGTCCGGCAGCCCGAAAGAAAATTGAGAAATTCGCTCAAGAAATGGGCGCAACTCAAATTACATCTGAGATCTACGATCAAGCTAAACAGAAGTTTGGCAATTGA
- a CDS encoding Uma2 family endonuclease, protein MTISAQPKIWTDEEFMALPDNGDHYEFVDGQIRILECAGMEHGYLAALVGSYLGERCFDFKLGIMCNSSTAFRMKSGNLRSPDVSFVAKDRLKGLKKLPKGFFEGAPDLAVEVISPSNTFDEIHQKIVEYFESGSRLVWVINPDEETVLVYRGATLDRLLKKTDFLEGEEVIEGFRLAIAELFTELDFD, encoded by the coding sequence ATGACTATTTCTGCACAGCCCAAGATTTGGACAGACGAAGAGTTTATGGCATTGCCCGACAACGGCGATCACTACGAGTTCGTTGATGGACAAATCCGAATTTTGGAGTGTGCAGGAATGGAGCATGGTTATCTTGCTGCACTTGTAGGTAGCTATTTAGGAGAACGTTGTTTCGATTTCAAACTGGGTATAATGTGCAATTCGAGTACGGCATTCAGGATGAAGTCTGGAAACCTGCGATCGCCCGATGTTTCCTTCGTTGCCAAAGACCGATTAAAAGGCTTGAAAAAATTGCCGAAAGGCTTCTTTGAGGGTGCGCCAGATTTAGCGGTCGAAGTCATTTCTCCTAGCAATACGTTCGATGAGATTCACCAGAAGATTGTGGAGTATTTTGAAAGTGGTTCTCGGTTGGTTTGGGTGATTAATCCTGATGAAGAAACGGTGCTTGTGTATCGCGGCGCAACGCTCGATCGCTTATTAAAAAAGACTGATTTTCTAGAGGGTGAGGAAGTCATTGAGGGATTTCGGTTAGCGATCGCTGAACTCTTCACCGAGCTTGATTTTGATTAA
- the clpB gene encoding ATP-dependent chaperone ClpB: MQPTNAEKFTEKAWEAIVRTPEIVKQVQQQQIETEHLMKALLEQDGLAISIFNKLAVPVDRVRDRADEFIRRQPKVSGSGTNVYWGRSADSLLDRAEDYRKQFEDDFISIEHLLLGYAQDSRFGKALLTEFRVDEAKLRNAIEQVRGNQKVTDQTPENKYEALEKYGRDLTQYAREGKLDPVIGRDDEIRRTIQILSRRTKNNPVLIGEPGVGKTAIAEGLAQRILSGDVPQSLKDRKLIALDMGALIAGAKYRGEFEERLKAVLKEVTDSRGNIILFIDEIHTVVGAGATQGAMDAGNLLKPMLARGELRCIGATTLDEYRKYIEKDAALERRFQQVFVDQPTVEDTISILRGLKERYEVHHGVKISDSALIAAATLSTRYISDRFLPDKAIDLVDEAAAKLKMEITSKPEELDEVDRKILQLEMEKLSFKGESDAASRDRLERLDRELADLKEDQSKLNAQWQAEKGVIDELKKLKEEIDQVSLEVQQAERDYDLNRAAELKYGKLNELNRKVEEAEARLTQAQKSGTSLLREEVIEADIAEIISKWTGIPVSKLVESEMQKLLQLEDVLHKRVIGQDEAVTAVSDAIQRSRAGLADPNRPTASFIFLGPTGVGKTELAKALAAYLFDTEEAMVRIDMSEYMEKHSVSRLIGAPPGYVGYEEGGQLTEAVRRRPYSVILFDEIEKAHPDVFNVMLQILDDGRVTDSQGRTVDFKNTIIIMTSNIGSQYIFEYGGDDDRYEEMRSRVMDAMRSSFRPEFLNRIDEIIIFHSLQKSQLREIVKIQVKRLESRLAERKMSLKLSEAALDFLAEVGFDPVYGARPLKRAIQRELETAIAKEILRGHYTEGDTIFVDVGDTERLEFKRLPAEVVTTQ, translated from the coding sequence ATGCAGCCAACCAATGCCGAAAAATTTACCGAAAAAGCCTGGGAAGCGATCGTCCGCACTCCAGAGATCGTAAAGCAGGTACAGCAACAGCAGATTGAAACCGAACACTTGATGAAGGCGCTGCTGGAACAAGACGGTTTAGCGATTAGCATTTTCAATAAATTGGCTGTTCCTGTCGATCGAGTGCGCGATCGAGCCGATGAATTTATCCGTCGTCAGCCGAAAGTATCGGGGAGCGGCACGAATGTCTATTGGGGACGCAGTGCCGATTCGCTGCTTGATCGCGCTGAAGACTATCGCAAACAGTTCGAGGATGATTTTATTTCGATCGAACATTTGCTGTTAGGGTATGCCCAAGATAGTCGCTTCGGAAAGGCTCTACTGACAGAATTTAGAGTTGATGAAGCGAAGCTGAGAAACGCGATCGAACAAGTTCGGGGTAATCAAAAAGTGACTGACCAAACGCCAGAAAACAAATACGAAGCGCTAGAGAAGTACGGGCGTGATTTGACTCAGTATGCTCGCGAAGGGAAGCTCGACCCCGTGATCGGACGAGACGACGAAATCCGCCGCACGATTCAAATCCTGTCTCGTCGAACCAAGAATAATCCGGTTTTAATTGGGGAACCGGGTGTGGGTAAGACTGCGATCGCTGAAGGTTTAGCACAGCGTATTTTGAGCGGAGATGTGCCGCAATCGCTGAAAGACCGCAAGCTGATTGCCTTAGATATGGGGGCGCTGATTGCAGGTGCGAAATATCGCGGTGAGTTTGAAGAGCGGTTAAAAGCCGTTCTGAAGGAAGTCACTGATTCTCGCGGCAATATTATTCTCTTTATTGATGAAATTCATACGGTCGTCGGTGCAGGTGCGACTCAAGGCGCGATGGATGCGGGTAACTTGCTGAAACCGATGCTGGCGCGGGGTGAATTGCGCTGTATTGGTGCAACAACCTTAGATGAATATCGCAAGTACATCGAGAAAGATGCAGCCCTTGAGCGGCGATTCCAGCAGGTCTTTGTCGATCAGCCAACGGTTGAAGATACCATTTCGATTCTGCGCGGGCTGAAAGAACGTTACGAAGTTCACCACGGGGTTAAGATTTCGGACTCTGCTTTGATTGCAGCCGCAACGCTTTCGACTCGTTATATCAGCGATCGCTTCTTGCCTGACAAAGCGATCGACCTCGTAGACGAAGCGGCTGCGAAGTTGAAGATGGAGATTACCTCGAAGCCAGAAGAGTTGGATGAGGTCGATCGCAAAATTCTCCAGCTTGAAATGGAAAAGCTGTCGTTTAAGGGAGAAAGTGATGCAGCTTCTCGCGATCGTTTAGAACGCCTCGATCGCGAACTGGCAGATCTCAAAGAAGACCAATCGAAGCTCAATGCTCAATGGCAAGCTGAAAAGGGCGTGATTGATGAGCTGAAGAAGCTAAAAGAAGAGATTGATCAAGTTAGCCTTGAAGTTCAGCAAGCTGAGCGCGATTATGACCTTAACAGAGCGGCTGAATTGAAGTACGGCAAGCTCAATGAATTGAACCGTAAAGTTGAAGAAGCCGAAGCCCGTCTGACTCAAGCCCAGAAATCTGGTACATCTCTGCTGCGTGAAGAAGTGATCGAGGCAGATATTGCTGAAATCATTTCTAAGTGGACGGGTATTCCAGTGAGCAAGCTGGTTGAATCTGAAATGCAGAAGCTCTTACAGCTTGAAGATGTTCTGCACAAACGAGTGATCGGACAAGATGAAGCGGTAACGGCGGTATCCGATGCGATTCAGCGATCGAGAGCCGGACTTGCTGATCCAAACCGTCCGACTGCCAGCTTTATCTTCTTAGGCCCAACCGGTGTCGGTAAGACCGAGCTTGCTAAAGCTCTTGCTGCTTACCTGTTTGATACCGAAGAAGCAATGGTGCGGATCGATATGTCCGAGTATATGGAGAAGCATTCCGTCTCCCGCCTAATCGGTGCGCCCCCTGGATATGTCGGTTACGAAGAAGGCGGACAGTTAACCGAAGCCGTTCGTCGTCGTCCGTACTCGGTGATTCTGTTTGACGAGATCGAGAAAGCCCATCCCGATGTATTCAACGTGATGCTGCAAATTCTCGATGATGGTCGCGTCACGGATTCTCAAGGTCGCACAGTGGACTTCAAGAACACCATTATCATCATGACCTCGAACATCGGTTCACAGTACATCTTTGAATATGGTGGAGACGACGATCGCTACGAAGAGATGCGATCGCGGGTGATGGATGCAATGCGATCGAGCTTCCGTCCTGAGTTCTTGAACCGGATCGATGAAATCATCATCTTCCACAGTTTGCAAAAATCGCAACTGCGCGAAATCGTCAAGATTCAAGTCAAGCGGTTGGAGAGTCGATTGGCAGAGCGCAAGATGTCGCTGAAGTTGTCTGAGGCTGCCTTAGATTTCTTAGCTGAAGTGGGCTTTGATCCAGTGTACGGAGCGCGTCCATTGAAGCGGGCGATTCAGCGAGAATTGGAAACGGCGATCGCGAAAGAAATCCTGCGTGGACACTACACGGAAGGCGATACGATCTTTGTCGATGTCGGTGACACTGAGCGCTTAGAGTTCAAACGCTTACCTGCGGAAGTGGTGACAACACAATAA
- a CDS encoding HNH endonuclease, translating to MSFQKAFDTIGDERKKILQAISCVFESGEVAPKGAWIEVDKVGSRNFRQARWCSENSTIEASSKRSRTRKYIGRAGSPEHLEAIRMLERRREITRLTKQLEKIEKQIAAKVPYFSPIAEADIEEEIQRVSVITLSRPKQKEFRQTLLKVYENRCAVTGCDVPAALEASHIDPFAKGGSNSISNGLLLRADIHKLFDRYLISVHPRTRKLCLSVLLSSSKYAEFEDKVIYCPRFSEWMPSEVLLWRHYHIFQCQAPILNLTN from the coding sequence ATGAGTTTCCAAAAAGCTTTTGATACAATTGGGGACGAGCGTAAAAAGATTTTACAGGCGATTTCCTGTGTTTTTGAATCAGGTGAGGTTGCTCCAAAAGGAGCATGGATTGAAGTTGATAAAGTCGGCAGTCGGAACTTTAGGCAAGCTAGATGGTGTAGCGAAAATTCAACAATTGAAGCTTCGAGCAAAAGAAGCCGTACAAGAAAATATATTGGTAGAGCAGGATCACCTGAGCATCTTGAAGCTATAAGGATGCTTGAAAGAAGGAGAGAAATTACACGTCTAACAAAGCAGCTTGAAAAAATCGAAAAACAAATTGCCGCTAAAGTTCCTTATTTCTCACCTATTGCTGAAGCTGATATTGAGGAAGAGATTCAGAGAGTCAGTGTCATAACTCTTTCTCGTCCTAAGCAGAAAGAATTTCGTCAGACCTTGCTGAAAGTGTACGAAAATCGCTGTGCTGTTACAGGTTGTGATGTTCCGGCTGCATTAGAAGCTTCTCATATTGATCCTTTCGCAAAAGGCGGTTCAAATTCGATTTCCAATGGATTGTTATTGAGGGCAGATATTCATAAATTGTTTGATAGGTACTTAATTTCGGTACATCCTAGAACTAGAAAACTTTGTCTTTCAGTATTGCTGAGTAGCAGTAAGTATGCAGAATTTGAAGACAAAGTTATCTATTGTCCAAGATTTTCAGAATGGATGCCTAGCGAAGTTCTACTGTGGAGACACTATCATATTTTTCAGTGCCAAGCCCCCATTCTGAACCTGACAAACTAG
- a CDS encoding insulinase family protein: MSFLKFLQQYRFASFLFMLCLSAVLLSNSVPFLQSASAAVPDSVTTTDTVRKTVLDNGLTVLTKEVPTAPVVTVQVWYRIGSRDEAAGVNGIAHQLEHLMFKGTTDRPIQFGRLFNALGSQSNAFTSHDQTAYYGTVQRDKLQSLLALEADRMQNALINSDSLTSEKRVVISELQGYENSPDYRLDRAVMRAALPNSPYGLPVGGTKADVEKFEVEQVRNYYSNYYSPDNATLILVGDFKTEPTLQAVKELFGKVLKREKTNTPKPTATAAKPTKQTQPIVLREPGSAPLLSAVYPLPNATHPDVPALHVLDLVLTQGRSSRLYQALVETGLISGFSGYPANMISGGWYDLSATAAPNQDLTKVSEAIQTVFAEVRSQGVTQEELTRAKTQLKSSVLLRNRDITSQAFQLGDDQTTTGDYKYTDRFLANVDRVTPADLQRVANTYFIPDKATIGLFQPTTIDGKSGSAVNAGQTSEKFSAGLPVDPAQVSKYLPTVQQGDRTPQALPEKYVLPNGLRVLLMRDTSTPTISLSAAIQAGSEFDSNTKAGLAKLTADNLTNGTTTKDALTLAKTLEDRGINFGVDTNRESVLVNANALSEHLPIVLQTLSDIAQNATFPDRELELSRARSLTTLKVQLDNPAVLARRVFQQTVYPENHPFYSFPTEASLTVIQRQDLVNFYRSHYRPDKTIVALVGDFDPIAVKSLIEKELGGWKATGKAPTLTFPPVSSPSATVRRYAAIPGKTQSVTLIGSAGIDRRDPRFYNASVMNQILGGDTLSSRLGSEVRDRQGLTYGIYSFFQAGNRPGPFVISMQTAPEDADKAIASTVNLLAQIRTKGVSTTEVVTAQRSITNSYPVDLANPDQLASVLLMNEMYGLNAIELRQYPNQIDAVTQAQVNQTAQDLLRPEQVIIVTAGPPKS, from the coding sequence ATGTCTTTTCTAAAATTTCTTCAGCAATATCGCTTTGCCAGCTTTCTGTTTATGCTCTGTCTCAGCGCGGTACTGCTATCCAACTCGGTTCCTTTTCTACAATCCGCATCGGCGGCGGTTCCAGATTCCGTCACCACGACAGATACTGTTCGTAAGACTGTTCTTGATAACGGATTAACGGTCTTAACCAAAGAAGTTCCAACCGCTCCAGTCGTCACGGTACAAGTTTGGTATCGCATTGGATCGCGGGATGAAGCGGCAGGCGTGAATGGCATTGCCCACCAATTAGAGCATTTGATGTTCAAAGGAACGACCGATCGACCGATTCAGTTTGGTCGCTTGTTCAATGCGTTAGGCAGTCAATCGAATGCATTCACTAGCCACGATCAGACCGCATATTACGGCACGGTTCAGCGAGATAAATTGCAATCGCTGCTAGCACTCGAAGCCGATCGAATGCAGAATGCTTTGATCAACTCCGATTCATTGACCAGTGAAAAGCGAGTAGTAATCTCGGAATTGCAAGGCTATGAAAATAGCCCGGACTATCGGCTCGATCGTGCGGTGATGAGAGCAGCTTTACCAAATTCACCGTATGGATTGCCTGTGGGTGGCACAAAAGCGGATGTCGAGAAATTTGAAGTCGAGCAAGTTCGTAACTACTACAGCAACTATTACAGCCCGGACAATGCCACATTAATTCTAGTGGGCGACTTCAAGACAGAACCCACTCTGCAAGCGGTGAAGGAATTGTTTGGCAAAGTTCTGAAGCGGGAAAAGACCAATACCCCGAAACCGACTGCAACGGCTGCGAAACCGACAAAGCAAACTCAACCGATCGTGCTACGAGAGCCAGGTAGTGCTCCTTTGCTCAGTGCCGTTTATCCTTTACCCAATGCAACTCATCCAGATGTGCCCGCGCTGCACGTTCTAGATCTCGTTCTCACTCAAGGTCGCAGTTCTCGTTTGTATCAAGCCCTCGTCGAAACCGGATTGATTAGCGGTTTCAGTGGCTATCCCGCAAACATGATTTCAGGCGGATGGTATGACCTTTCTGCTACCGCTGCCCCAAATCAGGACTTGACCAAGGTTAGTGAAGCGATTCAAACGGTATTCGCAGAGGTTCGATCGCAGGGTGTGACCCAAGAAGAACTCACCCGCGCTAAAACCCAGCTAAAATCCTCAGTGCTTCTAAGAAATCGTGATATTACTAGCCAAGCGTTTCAACTTGGGGACGATCAAACCACCACCGGGGATTACAAATACACCGATCGCTTTTTGGCAAACGTCGATCGTGTGACTCCTGCTGACTTACAGCGCGTGGCTAACACTTATTTCATCCCAGACAAAGCAACGATCGGGTTGTTTCAACCTACGACGATCGACGGCAAATCTGGCAGCGCTGTGAATGCAGGTCAAACCAGTGAGAAATTTAGTGCGGGACTACCTGTTGATCCGGCTCAGGTGTCAAAATACCTGCCTACGGTGCAACAAGGCGATCGCACTCCACAAGCTCTACCCGAAAAATACGTGCTGCCAAACGGCTTGAGAGTTCTACTCATGCGCGATACCAGCACTCCGACGATCTCGCTCAGTGCTGCGATACAAGCGGGTTCAGAATTTGATTCCAACACAAAGGCAGGACTGGCAAAACTAACGGCAGACAACTTAACGAACGGCACAACGACCAAAGACGCGCTAACCCTGGCGAAAACGCTTGAAGATCGAGGAATCAATTTTGGCGTTGACACCAATCGAGAAAGCGTTCTAGTGAATGCTAACGCCCTATCCGAGCACCTGCCGATCGTGCTGCAAACTTTATCAGACATCGCGCAGAACGCAACGTTTCCCGATCGAGAACTCGAACTTTCTCGCGCCCGATCGCTGACCACACTCAAAGTTCAACTCGATAACCCTGCCGTTCTTGCTCGTCGTGTCTTTCAGCAAACCGTTTACCCGGAAAATCATCCGTTCTACAGCTTCCCCACCGAAGCCAGCCTAACAGTGATTCAACGTCAGGATTTAGTCAACTTCTACCGATCGCACTACCGACCGGATAAGACGATCGTCGCGCTGGTAGGCGATTTTGATCCAATCGCAGTCAAATCGCTGATCGAAAAAGAATTAGGCGGCTGGAAAGCGACTGGAAAAGCGCCAACTCTGACCTTCCCGCCCGTTTCATCTCCAAGTGCAACCGTTCGCCGTTATGCTGCGATTCCCGGCAAAACTCAATCCGTGACGCTAATTGGCTCAGCCGGAATCGATCGCCGCGACCCACGCTTTTATAACGCTTCCGTGATGAATCAAATTCTCGGCGGAGATACCCTATCGAGCCGATTGGGGTCAGAAGTGCGCGATCGTCAAGGACTCACCTACGGAATCTACAGTTTCTTTCAAGCAGGCAACCGTCCTGGCCCGTTCGTGATTTCGATGCAAACGGCTCCCGAAGATGCCGATAAAGCGATCGCTAGCACGGTCAATCTCTTAGCCCAAATCCGCACCAAGGGTGTGAGTACAACCGAAGTAGTGACGGCGCAGCGATCCATCACCAACAGCTACCCCGTTGACTTAGCAAACCCCGATCAACTTGCCAGCGTTCTCTTAATGAACGAGATGTACGGCTTGAATGCGATCGAGCTGCGACAGTATCCGAATCAAATTGATGCGGTGACGCAGGCTCAAGTGAATCAAACTGCCCAAGACCTACTTCGACCTGAACAGGTCATCATCGTTACAGCAGGCCCGCCAAAGTCGTAA